One window from the genome of Emys orbicularis isolate rEmyOrb1 chromosome 10, rEmyOrb1.hap1, whole genome shotgun sequence encodes:
- the SELENOS gene encoding selenoprotein S: MDLGGGAPGPGRPALEEEGIQALQQSVGSLLASYGWYLLFACVAVYLVVQKLAEKRRAQRRNRPEAAGAPLEPDVVVRRQEALAAARFRMQEELNEQAEKFKEKQRQLEEEKRRQKIAIWESMQEGKSYKGNLKLNQQEIESAASASSTVPKPKPNKKPLRGGSYNPLSGEGGGTCAWRPGRRGGPSSSG; encoded by the exons ATGGATCTGGGCGGGGGGGCgccgggtcccggcaggcccgcgctggaggaggaggggatcCAGGCCCTGCAGCAGTCGG TGGGCTCGCTGCTGGCCAGCTACGGCTGGTACCTCCTCTTCGCCTGCGTCGCCGTCTACCTCGTCGTTCAGAAGCTGGCTGAAAAGAGGAGAGCCCAGAGGAGGAACCGACCCGAGGCAGCTGGGGCGCCGCTTG AACCTGATGTGGTGGTGAGACGGCAGGAAGCTCTGGCAGCAGCTCGCTTCAGGATGCAAGAGGAGTTGAATGAACAAGCTGAAAAATTCAAAGAAAAGCAAAGACAG cttgaagaagagaagagaaggcaAAAGATAGCCATATGGGAAAGCATGCAAGAAGGAAAAAGCTATAAAGGAAATCTGAAACTGAACCAG CAAGAAATAGAATCCGCTGCTTCTGCCTCGTCAACAGTCCCGAAGCCTAAACCTAACAAAAAGCCTTTGCGAGGAGGTA GTTATAATCCTTTGTCTGGAGAAGGTGGTGGAACCTGTGCTTGGAGACCAGGTCGCAGAGGCGGCCCATCTTCAAGTGGATGA
- the SNRPA1 gene encoding U2 small nuclear ribonucleoprotein A', giving the protein MVKLTAELIEQAAQYTNAVRDRELDLRGYKIPVIENLGATLDQFDAIDFSDNEIRKLDGFPLLKRLKTLLMNNNRICRIGEGLEQALPNLQEIILTNNSIVELGELDPLATIKSLTYLSILRNPVTNKKHYRLYVIHKVPQIRVLDFQKVKLKERQEAEKMFKGKRGAQLAKDIAKRTKTFNPGAGLPTDKKKTGPSTGDVEAIKNAIANATTLAEVERLKGLLQSGQIPGRERKTGPTEEVEEEMEEDTVPNGS; this is encoded by the exons ATGGTGAAGCTCACGGCGGAGCTGATCGAGCAGGCGGCTCAGTACACGAACGCCGTGCGGGACCGGGAGCTGGATCTGCGCG GGTACAAAATCCCTGTCATTGAGAACCTGGGTGCCACCTTGGACCAGTTCGATGCCATCGATTTCTCTGACAACGAGATCCGCAAGTTGGACGGGTTCCCTCTGCTGAAGAGGCTGAAAACATTACTGATGAATAACAACAGGATATG tCGGATCGGTGAAGGACTTGAACAGGCCTTACCCAACCTTCAGGAGATCATTCTTACCAATAATAGCATTGTGGAGCTG GGTGAACTGGATCCTTTGGCAACGATTAAATCACTGACTTACCTGAG TATTTTAAGGAACCCTGTAACAAATAAGAAGCATTACAGATTGTATGTAATCCACAAAGTCCCACAAATCAGAGTGTTGGATTtccagaaagtgaaactaaaa GAGCGTCAGGAGGCAGAGAAAATGTTCAAGGGCAAACGGGGTGCACAGCTTGCAAAGGATATTGCCAAGAGAACAAAAAC ttTCAATCCAGGTGCTGGCTTGCCAACTGACAAAAAGAAAACTGGGCCCTCCACAGGAGATGTTGAAGCAATTAAG AATGCCATAGCAAATGCTACAACTTTGGCTGAAGTGGAGAGACTCAAGGGTTTGTTGCAGTCTGGTCAGATACCCGGCAGAGAACGAAAAACAG GACCCACAGAGGAAGTTGAAGAAGAGATGGAAGAAGACACAGTTCCCAATGGATCTTAA